The Streptomyces sp. A2-16 sequence CCAGCTGAGGACCGCCGCGGTGGAACCCTCCACGCTCTCCCTGATGGGCCTGGTGCGGCACATGGCGGAGGTGGAGCGCAGCTGGTTCCGCCGGGTCCTGGCCGACGAGGACGCCGGGCCGATCTACTACAGCGAGGAGGACCCGGACGGCGAGTTCCGTCTCACCGAGGCCGACACCTGGCAGGAGGCGTACGGCACCTGGCAGGCGGAGATCGAGCGGAGCCGGCAGAACGCGGCCCGCTTCGGCCTGGACGACCTCACCGTGGGCAAGCACCGCAGGACCGGGGAGCGGTTCAACCTGCGCTGGCTCTACACCCACATGATCGAGGAGTACGCCCGGCACAACGGGCACGCCGACCTGATCCGCGAGCGTCTCGACGGCACCACCGGCGACTGACGTCAGCACCGGCAGGCCCGAGCACGCCGTATGGGGGCGGAGATCACCCGTGCGGGGCAACCTCCGCTCGTCCGCTGTCGCCGAGGTCTTGCGAACCAGCAGAGTGGCGCGGGTGCATCGAACCACGACTACCGCAACGCTCCTGGTCACCGTGGCTGTCTCGGCCCTCACCGGCTGTGTGACGATCCAGCGTCCACCCGTGTCCGGGCCGCCGCCGACGACGGCACCTTCGCAGCCGCCGGGGCCGGGGGACGCCCGCCCGGACGGTCAGGCGCAACCGCAGATCGTGCAGGCCCCTGCCCAGGAGGCGCTTTCCATGATCGACCCGTCCCGGTCCTCGAAGCCGGGTGGGACCGCGTCCCGTGACAGGGCGCCGGGGACCGCGGCGGCTCCGGCGCAGCCGCGGGACGGACAGCCGGCCGACGCACGACCGGTCCACCCGCAGCACCCGGCGCACCCGGCCCGTCCCGAGCCGCGGCGCCCGGACGCCCCGCACCACGGGCAGCCCCGGGTCGAGATCCCGGACGTGGCCAAGTCGGTCCCCACGGCGGTTCCCAGGGGGCCGAAGGACGTCTGCGCGCTGGGCAGGAAGTACGGACGCTGGCAGGAGGGCAGCCCCGAGTCGGCCATCTGCGACCAGACCTACGGGCGTTGAGGCGCCCGGGTCTCAGGGCCGCTGCCGCGGCGGCCCCCACCCTCCGTCGCCGGCGGATCCGTGTTCGCCGAGCCGGAGTTCCAGCCTGCTGATCGCCGCCCGCACCCCGTCGCTGTAGTTGTCCTCCCCCAGGGCGTCCGCCGCCCTGCGGGCCCGGCGCAGATGGGTGCGGGCGGCGTCCGTGCGGGCCAGCCGCACGTAGTCGGCGGCCAGGTTCAGGTGGAGCGAGGGATACAGGGCGCGCACCGCGAGCGCGCCCTCGCGCCGGGTGAGCCGGTCGTCGGTGAGCTCCTCGGCCGCCGTCAACGCCCTCAGGTCCCAGGCGAGTTCGTCGCAGGGGTCGTCCTGGGCGTCGGCCATGTAGTGGGCCAGGGTGCAGCGGTGCAGCGGGTCGCCGTCCTCGCCTAGCTCCGCCCACAGCTCCAGGAAGCGGTGCCGGGCCTCCTCGCGGTCCCCCGCGTGGCACAGCATGACGACCTGCCCGATCCGCGTCATCACGGCATCCGGCGCCGTCTGCTCCTGTCGCTCCGTCACGCGTCCTCCGGGCGTTCGTCGGCTGGGTCGCTGTCTCTTCCGACGCTAGGGCCTGTCCGACGGTTCACGTCGGCGGCGCGTGGTCCGGTACGCCCATCTGCGGCGTGGCCGGTTGTCGGCTCCCCCACGCCCGTGCGCGGGGGAGGGTCGGGCGGGGCCGGTCGGTGCGGTGCCGGCCCGGTGGAGGGGTCAGCCGAGGTTCGGGATCGTCCAGTCGACGGGCTCGTGGCCCTGCTGGGCGATCGCCTCGTTGATCTGCGTGAACGGGCGGGAGCCGAAGAACTTCTTCGCCGACAGCGGGGAGGGGTGCGCGCCCTTGACCACCACATGGCGGCTCTCGTCGATCAGGGGGAGCTTCTTCTGGGCGTAGTTGCCCCACAGCACGAAGACCGCCGGGTCGGGCCGCTCGGCCACCGCGCGGATCACCGCGTCGGTGAACTTCTCCCAGCCCTTGCCCTTGTGGGAGTTGGCCTCGCCGGAGCGCACCGTGAGCACCGCGTTGAGCAGCAGGACGCCCTGCTGGGCCCAGGGCATCAGGTAGCCGTTGTCCGGGATCTCGAGGCCCAGCTCCTCCTTCATCTCCTTGTAGATGTTCCGGAGGGAGGGCGGGGTCCTGACGCCGGGGCGGACCGAGAAGCACAGGCCGTGTCCCTGGCCCTCGCCGTGGTACGGGTCCTGGCCGAGGATCAGGACCTTCACCCGGTCGTACGGTGTCGCGTCGAGGGCGGCGAAGACCTCCTCGCGCGGCGGGTAGACGGGACCTTTCGCCCGCTCGTCCTCGACGAACTCCGTCAGCTCCTTGAAGTACGGCTGCTGCAGCTCGTCGCCCAGAACCCCGCGCCAGGACTCGGGCAGCATGGCGATGTCGGTCACGTCAATTCCTCACGATGTGCGGTCACTTGCAGGGTTCAGAACCTACAGGCGCCCACTGACAATCGCCGCCGCGAGGGCACCTACCAGCTCGTCTTCCAGTACAGCTCCCACATCGTCATCATGGTCGCCGGGTCGATGACCTTCTCGAGGCCGGCGATCTCCTCGCTCGCGGCCACGTACTGCTTGCCCTGCCACAGCGGCACCAGCCGGGCGTCGTCCACGAAGACCTGCTGGGCCTCCTCGATCTGCGGCCCCACGGCCCCGCGGTCGCTCTCCGCGCGGGACTCCGGCAGCAGCTTGCCGGTGATCTCGGGGGCGTCGTACGGGGTGCCGAGGGCGTTCTGCTTGCCCACGAAGGGGGCGATGAAGTTGTCGGCGTCGTGGAAGTCGGGGAACCAGCCGCGCCCGAACACCGGGTACTCACCCTTCTGGTAGCCCTCGACGTAGGTCTTCCACGGACGGCTCTTGAGGGTGATGGTGAACAGGCCGGAGGCCTCCAGCTGCTTCTTCAGCTCCTCGAAGGCGGGCTTGGTCGTCGAGCCGTAGCGGTCGCTGGTGTACCAGAGGGTCAGCGGGACCCGCTCGGTGATCCCCGCTTCCGTGAGGAACTTCTTGGCCTTGGCGACGCTGGGGTCCCCGAAGTTGTCGAAGAAGCCCGTGGTGTGGCCGGTGAGTCCGGCCGGGACCATCGAGTACAGCGGCTCGACGGTGTCCTTGTAGACGTAGTGCACGAGCGCCGGGCGGTCGACGATCTGGGCGACGGCCTTGCGGACGGCCGGCTTCGCGGACCACGGGTCGCGGGGGTTGAACACCAGGTAGCTGATCTCGGTGGTGGGGTTCTCTACGAGCTGGAGCCCCTCCTTCTGCTGGTTGACCTCGATGTCCACGGTGTCGGAGGCGCCGAGACCGCGGTAGACGACCGAGATCTCCTTGTCCTTGAGGGCCTTGACCATCTCGTCCGACCGCGGGAAGTAGCGGATGGTGACGGCCTTGTTCTTGAGGTCCGCTATGCCCTTGTAGTTGTCGTTGCGGACGAGCTCGGCCTTCTGGCCCTCCTGGTAGGCGTCGAGGCGGTAGGGCCCCGAGCCGGTGATCTTCCCGTCCTTGCGGATCGCGTTCGCGGAGTACTCGTCGGGGTCCACGATCGACATGGCGGGCGTGGTGAGGACCAGGGGGAAGGTGGCGTCGGGCTGGCTGAGGTGGAAGACGATCTCGCGGTCGCCCTTCACCTGCACCCGGGAGAGGGTTCCCAGCAGGCCCGCGGGGCCGCCGTTGACGTTGATCTTCTTGATGCGGTCGAAGGAGTACTTGACGGCCTTGGCGTCCAGCGTGTCCCCGTCGGAGAACTTCAGGCCCTCGCGCAGCGTGCAGCTGTACACGGTGCTGGACGAGTCGGTGAACTCGCAGTGCTCGGCGGCGTCGGGTTCGGGGTCGGAGCCGCCGGGCGAGTAGTTCAGGAGCGTCTGGTAGACGTTGCGGAACAGCTCCCAGGAGTTGTCCCAGGAGGCCGCCGGGTCCAGCGTGGCCGGGGCACTGGTGGTTCCCACGACGATCGCCTTGCCGTCGTCCGAGGAGTCGGAGGAGAACACACCGCATCCGGCCACCGTGGATATGGACACGAGGGCCGCGAAAGGCGGCAGGTATCGGTTCCGCATGAACACGCGCTCGCTCCTCGAAATGCCGTGCCGAGAGTCGGCAAAACATACCGCAGCGCCACGCACACTCAACCGGTTCGTCCACAGGCGGCTCACCCATCGCGCCGGTGATGACCCTGTAATACCTTTGTGTGGCTTTTGTGCATCGACACGGGCGCCGTCACTGTCAACGGACGCCCGTGCCGAGACGGCGGGGGTCAGCCCACGCCGGCGTTGAGGAAGATGCCGCCGTCGACGACGAGCGTCTGGCCGGTGACCCAGTCGGACTGCGACGAGGTGAGGAAGGCCGCGGCGCCGCCGATGTCGGAGGGCACCCCGAGCCGGGCCAGCGGGTAGGACGCCGCCGCTTCCGCCTCGCGGCCCTCGTACAGGGCCGACGCGAACTTGGTCTTCACGACGGCCGGGGCGATCGCGTTGACCCGCACCCCGGGCGCGAACTCGTGCGCGAGCTGCTGGGTGAGGTTGATCAGCGCGGCCTTGCTGACGCCGTAGGCGGCGATGAAGGGCGAGGGCGCGAGGCCCGCGACGGAGGCGATGTTGACGATCGCGCCGCCGTTGTCCTTC is a genomic window containing:
- a CDS encoding DinB family protein, producing MTTQRAEPATTADERSMLEGWLDYHRQTLAWKCEDLTDAQLRTAAVEPSTLSLMGLVRHMAEVERSWFRRVLADEDAGPIYYSEEDPDGEFRLTEADTWQEAYGTWQAEIERSRQNAARFGLDDLTVGKHRRTGERFNLRWLYTHMIEEYARHNGHADLIRERLDGTTGD
- a CDS encoding uracil-DNA glycosylase encodes the protein MTDIAMLPESWRGVLGDELQQPYFKELTEFVEDERAKGPVYPPREEVFAALDATPYDRVKVLILGQDPYHGEGQGHGLCFSVRPGVRTPPSLRNIYKEMKEELGLEIPDNGYLMPWAQQGVLLLNAVLTVRSGEANSHKGKGWEKFTDAVIRAVAERPDPAVFVLWGNYAQKKLPLIDESRHVVVKGAHPSPLSAKKFFGSRPFTQINEAIAQQGHEPVDWTIPNLG
- a CDS encoding ABC transporter substrate-binding protein gives rise to the protein MFMRNRYLPPFAALVSISTVAGCGVFSSDSSDDGKAIVVGTTSAPATLDPAASWDNSWELFRNVYQTLLNYSPGGSDPEPDAAEHCEFTDSSSTVYSCTLREGLKFSDGDTLDAKAVKYSFDRIKKINVNGGPAGLLGTLSRVQVKGDREIVFHLSQPDATFPLVLTTPAMSIVDPDEYSANAIRKDGKITGSGPYRLDAYQEGQKAELVRNDNYKGIADLKNKAVTIRYFPRSDEMVKALKDKEISVVYRGLGASDTVDIEVNQQKEGLQLVENPTTEISYLVFNPRDPWSAKPAVRKAVAQIVDRPALVHYVYKDTVEPLYSMVPAGLTGHTTGFFDNFGDPSVAKAKKFLTEAGITERVPLTLWYTSDRYGSTTKPAFEELKKQLEASGLFTITLKSRPWKTYVEGYQKGEYPVFGRGWFPDFHDADNFIAPFVGKQNALGTPYDAPEITGKLLPESRAESDRGAVGPQIEEAQQVFVDDARLVPLWQGKQYVAASEEIAGLEKVIDPATMMTMWELYWKTSW